TATGAATGGATctaaattactaaattaacCTTTATTGAGATTAGTTTATTGAAGATAGATCGGAGTATTTGGGTCAATATATCAGGCTTGTTTTATTAgttgatatatatttgtttgtatacaTGTAATTTATGCATTTCAAATACTAAAAAgctctcaattttttttactttttattatgtatattttttattttgtttgactATTGAATTTTCAAAATAGTGTATTTTCTGGGAAAAGCATATTGTTTTACCAAAGTCTGATGAACTAACTGCAACAATTTGTTTGTGGAAAACATTATTCCAATTTAGCTTATATTACAAAAGCaacattacataattttgttgtttcaGTGTGATGGAGGTAGACAATAATATACCTATACTATAGTATACAAAGGTATACAATAGTATACCTTTTTTTTGTAGACATAAATCAGctgcaattatttatatatgagttttaaaattacatttattgctATGACTAATAGAGTATATTATGAGGTTAAACAAGTGCTGATGACCCAATGCAATATTGAACCAAATACAAGTTAGTAAGCAGTTTACTATATTCGTTAAATATTCATAGCAACATAATTACATACAATAGGCACTGAACTCACTAACCTACTATGATTATAGATTCAAATATTCCTATATTCCTAGAGTGGTGCATCCACATCAATGTATGTCAAGTATTGAAGGCAGATCACCTAtactacaaaaacaaattatcaatGAAAAGAACATAGGAATGTAGATGCACCTACACATAAAGGACTTTATATAATAGGTCATACGCCATGTACTTATCTTAAGTGGCAagtagttaataaattaacatctTGAATAGGTACtcagtatttaaatttaaaaaaaaatgtgtaaataaattaaaacattggtGACATTGCAACCTGATTGCAAACTTCACTCagttaaaatgataaataaactttatcataggtacatataaattagtgatataattaatattgcatatttttcGGCGTTTTcactttaaatagttttaggGTAAGGCCACAAAGTATGAAGTCTTTGAAtcccaaaaataaatttaattaaaatgaaagtgGAAGAAGTTAAAAATGCTTACCTTTTaagataacaatatattatgtttataattttagataatttCGCAACGCCCACATTTTCACTTTTGTTTGCCTACAGTTCATGGTTAAAGCATTGCGGTGTTATAATAACATCATGCAAACTTGTATTCAACGAATATAACTCCTTGAAATAagagaatttattttcttatgatgaaatgataatattgaaataaaatcataaccAAAACAAATGGTTTTTACTTTTAACCGATGGTAACTTGACATGAAGTATCTGTACTCTATTACTACAATAGTAATTGAAAGTCTGTGTTTGTCAATTCAGTTTCATTTTTTGTACAGACtagaaaaaattattattattattagaaatacatccgtttatttttctattgcataaaataaatctgtatGAAAATTAACGACTTGTGAGTTGTGACGCCTCTGTATAACACTGAACTTATAAACTTAGTCAGATCTGGGTCTTTTAAGAGATTTCTTTTCCTTGTTAAGTTTATAAGCTGCTGACattttttgcatattttctttatgaaTTTTGTCATGGTCAACTATTCGCTTAGGGTAATCTACACCAATTATACAACCAGCAGCTGTTTGCACTGACTTAGTTGCCTTCCAtggttcataaatatattcagtAGGGTACTTTTTCAACTCGGGAACATATTTTCGAATAAACAGACCCTCCTTATCAGTTTTCTTTCCAAATGCAACAGGACTGTATACTCTGAAATACTTGTAAAAGAATGCAGAGGCTGATAACCACATCCAGTTACCCGCATTTAAAGACCAATCATAATCAAGTAGTAGGTCTTCAAAAACTTTTGCTCCATCTTCCCACGATACCCAGAGATCCCCACGTGTTAAAAAGCAAGCAACCATGTGTCGTGCCAAATGATGTATCCAACCCTCTTGTCTTAATTGACGCATGATAGCATCTACAAAAGGATATCCAGTTTTCCCTTCAGCCCATGCTTGCAGATAAGCATCATTTTTCTTCCATGGTATTTGGGTACACACAGAATTTCCAACCATCCTATCAAAGTTTTTAGTGCCAGTCCCAGCTGTATAATAGAACTCTCTCCACATCAATTGGCCCATAAGTGATACAGGTGGTTCGCTATGCCTATTTCCACACTCTACCTGTTTAAGTTTGTGATAGAAAAGTTTGGCTGACAAACAGCCATGGCTTATATAGGGACTTAAAACAGTAGTGCTTGGTTCTAAACTATTTGGTGATGTATTTGGCTTTTCAAAAGCACATACCCACTGCTTTTTAGCCATGTACATATTGAGCCTATTTAATGCTTCTGTTTCTCCGCCTTGGTACTTACATTCAAAAAGACAAGATTCTTCGATACCCAACTCTTCCAATGATGGAATGTCATAATCCTTAGATTCTATATCTTGAGGCTTACAGCAATCAGataatatcttatttaactcaATACATTCTTTAACTTGTTGATCCttaactaaagataaaaactTTTGGTATGTTAATGGTATACTaccattatttttctttaaaatactttgaacATCATATACTGTATGTTGAACACGTTTTACcacaaaaatatcattttcttCACAAAACTTTTCAATTACTTCATCTTGCACAACATATTCAGGATCAATATCAACTTGTACACTTAAATATTTCACATTCCAATTTTTAAAGACTTTTGGTAAACATACTGTTGCCAtaccattaataatataaagacgTGTGTTTAGTTTCCGCAAATTTGTGTCGAGGTTTTGTAAACTTTGAATGAGAAACCTGAGTCTATTTTTGCCTATGCGATTTTTTATCTCAGGGTCTATAACATATACTGGTCTCAAAATATGATTTCGGTTCTCGGCCTGAAAAGAGTTTAAAGTATATTGcgactatttttatattacgacATTATGAATATAAGTTTAATAGTGTACCTCATTAATTGCATTTCTAAGTGCAAGGTTATCGTGTATTCTAAGGTCTAACCGAAACCAATGAACAACAGACGGAATAACCATTGTccgaaaatattgtttcataCAAACtacaaatagtttatatattaacgatAGTATAATATCCTCGTTGATTAACGAATAGCTAGTTTTCCTAAAGTCGTATAGTTCAAAATAACTTTCTAGCCACCTTATTTTACTGAACACAggtatttgaatttggaaaaaATTCGAATCTcgcaataaacatatattaaaatcagatGAATAACCGTGTCACTTGACGTTTCACAGTTTAATCAGCTTAAAACCTACCAAACGTTTTCTGTGGTTCCAGGGGTAGCAAATTgccaaaatatgtaaataacaacGTTTCtaatcaaaaaattaaaattttgtatttacaatcCAAACTAAagcatatgttttaatttattttgttatgttcTTCTCAATTATTACGTTATTCTTGTGTAATGTATGTACTAGAATAAGCCAACTCTATATCATCGATATGCCACCGAATGATGCCGAAAGTTATTGAGTTGACGATTGAAATAGATATTCAAAAGGTAAATTTAATATCTGTAAGTAATAACtctacaattaaaaagaatattaagaTATAACGATGTGGTATGCAATTTATCTAAAAggagtataaattatattttttgagtaAACATATTGTTCCatgttttcatttcatttattgaaaCTTAGCTAAGGTTTCCTTGCTACCATTACCATATCATGTCATTACTATTATGGTTAACATATAATTGCAGGTTTCTTGCCCCGGAGTATGGTTGTGTCAAGATGGCCGTGTTTCTCTTACAGTATTTGCATTGGGAACAAGTTATCAAACTTGCCTTTTACCCCCAATGTTTCCTCTTATGTTCAGGGATGTATTTTACTTTCGCAAAAGATTTCAAGAGAGTTGTGCTTTAAGTAATATTTGCTGTCTACTAAGTAAGTGGGAGAAGTTTTCAACAATATCTACTAGACTGGTTCTGATAAATGTTGACTTAAACTCTTTTATGTACATCACAGATGCACTGACTTATGAAATTTAACTAGCACTGGTATTCTGTAATTTCTAATAGAAATAGCAACAGCAATccttatgtttttgttttcaattgtTCTTTGAATATCCATAAGGCTGTTGTAATCTTTAGATTTTTCAGTACTAAAACTCAGCACTGCAATCTCTGTTGCTCTTGAggactatattttaaaattctaagggacttagtaaaataataattatcccTATGCAGGTAGGCATAGATAGGGTAGGGTAGATTTGGTACAATACTCTAATATAACCATTTAATATATGTGTAGgttttatttcagttatttACACTACTTTCCTTAAAATTTTTCAGAGGATGAAACAATATATTGTGAATTAGTACAGTGGTGTGAAGATTGCTCAAGTGGCGAGTGCGTAATCTTGGCCCAGTATCTAGGCTCCTTAAATGATGTTCTATTCCCACCAAATGTGTGTTCTACAGATGGAGTTGACCTGCTTATGCGCAGGTCTAAGGATTTtcctgtaaatattaaaaatatatatttatcatacGAACATGATCatagtaaacaaaaaaaaaattaatttgttccTTCCTAATATGGCACACAATGATTTAGAAACATTAGAATCTTAATGACCTctttattctttttaaatataattttatccaaaccttttattaattttgactgtacaagatatttttttacaagagtaaaatgcaattaattatataggctatacatttatttaagttaaacaCTTTGTCAACTGTGCTGCTAAGATCTAGAAGTGTGCTAATACTTTACttcactttatttttttaactgcgACTTCTGTGTAAATCACAATTCCGCCAATGTCGCGTTCTAGACTTAACATGGTGAGGATAGTTTTGGTAAATTGAATTTGATCTAAGCAAAGTTACCTAAAACAAAGGTGACGACACAATATAGACAACACAcacagatatataataatatgtaaaagagGTTAACATCTATACTATAAGGTATGGAGGGGAgaatcttataaattataattttaacttattaacagaaataaatttcCCTAAAATTTTGACTACAAAGCTGGATAGGAGGGAAAGTAGGAAGTTAAGGTTACATTTACGAGGGAATTTGGAGAAAGATGGTCAAATAACAAGTCATTAATTAAagaacagttttaaaaaatatggtcTGGCGAGCCTTCGTCCATACCACACTCACAGAGAGAACTGTCTTTAATTTTGGCTAGGTGCACCGGAGTACAAGCGTGTCCTATACgcattaatttcaaaataaagaattttattctTAGACATGGGTAATACACTAAAAACTCAATACTACTGATAATGTTGCAacctaaaaaaacaattttttcgtGACATTTCATTGAATTacttatcaatttaatatacatcGTTTCAGGGAATTCTTTCACCTAAAATTGAGATAGCTACAAAGGTGAGAATAGATGAAATATGGAGTCAAGGCTGCGGAATGAACAACAAAGTGAAGGCTTGTCATTGTGGTCCTACAGATACAGAAGCAAGGCAGAAACAAGTCTGTCATTCTGCACAATATCATAGGTATGTTGTTTATAATCtatgtgttggcctagtggtttaaAGGTGTGACTTTCAACCCTAAGAGTGAGATTCAGACTTAGTTCCAACTAtggtatgtcaaaatccagtACATTTTAGATGTGTGGATCAGTAAGTTTGGTTTCTAAAACATATCCTTCAAGAGTGAGTTCGAATCTCAGATGTTCATCAATGAACTTATCTTATCTGCGAAATTAACACTTGTTCATACTGAGCTTAAATAGCGAGACGAAGCTGGCATGGTTTAAATCCATAAATCGTCTTAAACAAAACTTAGTTACGGAAcgcgtttataaaaaaaagtaataggGGTGTAGCAAcactgtaatataataaagttatttgaaatatatacatttgttgttaatagattaaaaaatttaaaaaaaaaaccctgtcatataaatttatttcataatttaagtattacgtaagcactgtAAGTCGATTTTCTTGTTTGGGGGTaccgtcaacagtaattatttacttttttacgcACTACGAAATGTATTTTCGAGATACttacaaaaacttaatatgttattatggggggggggggatgaTAAATTGCTGTAAATCTGCTTACTTAATACTAACCTAGCTCGAATGGCACCTAGAACACTATTATTAatctcaaataaatatatgtggaATAAGGATGGTAGTTCCTCCAACCTTTTACCACTAAGCCCGAAGGCTCTGTGTCTAAGGTCGAGAAGTCGTATATATTCTTAGCGGCCGGTACTACTTCAGCGCGTTTCAGGATATGACGTCATAGCAGTGATTTGTAAGGGCAGATTGTAGGTGTCGCTACACTCATAATTTTAACTCGGTAATGGACTTCAGGAatgatttctttaaatgttaCTATCAGGTCATGGCCTAAATTTGACTATTTCTTTTGTATGCTAATGCTATGTTACAATCAAGAGAATGATTCCGAGttgcatatatataaaaaaaatccactcattaaaatattgtagcattaaattgaaattgaaaactGCTGCCGTCTTGATGCAAAATGCATGTGCTGGAGATCTTTGCTCTATTATAACCGGCTGCTAAAAACAGAAGATTGATAATACCTTATTGGACCATAATAATGATATGTAATCTGATTAGCGATTTTTATCTGAAATTTATTCGTCTGTACACTCCAGGACCAAATGTAATCAGGCTAGACGTATGCCATCAAGATCTAGATCGAGGTCTCGAACGCGCTCTGAGGGCTCTAGGTCCTGTTGTAGCCTTGTTGCGGA
The genomic region above belongs to Pieris brassicae chromosome 9, ilPieBrab1.1, whole genome shotgun sequence and contains:
- the LOC123714055 gene encoding spermatogenesis associated 6-like protein isoform X3; the protein is MMPKVIELTIEIDIQKVNLISVSCPGVWLCQDGRVSLTVFALGTSYQTCLLPPMFPLMFRDVFYFRKRFQESCALSNICCLLKDETIYCELVQWCEDCSSGECVILAQYLGSLNDVLFPPNVCSTDGVDLLMRRSKDFPGILSPKIEIATKVRIDEIWSQGCGMNNKVKACHCGPTDTEARQKQVCHSAQYHRTKCNQARRMPSRSRSRSRTRSEGSRSCCSLVAEPAAHASCRCPNTSMESDLGTLPREDRIQKLLLESQYIDYGKLCNSEKNKYNYKMSPCLCEICKRYHELFHTEI
- the LOC123714055 gene encoding spermatogenesis-associated protein 6 isoform X1; this encodes MMPKVIELTIEIDIQKVNLISVSCPGVWLCQDGRVSLTVFALGTSYQTCLLPPMFPLMFRDVFYFRKRFQESCALSNICCLLKDETIYCELVQWCEDCSSGECVILAQYLGSLNDVLFPPNVCSTDGVDLLMRRSKDFPGILSPKIEIATKVRIDEIWSQGCGMNNKVKACHCGPTDTEARQKQVCHSAQYHRTKCNQARRMPSRSRSRSRTRSEGSRSCCSLVAEPAAHASCRCPNPLTSKSRISVCQNRRPRRQYNVYNVDTSDVVWGANNSRNTDVLRTSMESDLGTLPREDRIQKLLLESQYIDYGKLCNSEKNKYNYKMSPCLCEICKRYHELFHTEI
- the LOC123714055 gene encoding spermatogenesis-associated protein 6 isoform X2 translates to MMPKVIELTIEIDIQKVSCPGVWLCQDGRVSLTVFALGTSYQTCLLPPMFPLMFRDVFYFRKRFQESCALSNICCLLKDETIYCELVQWCEDCSSGECVILAQYLGSLNDVLFPPNVCSTDGVDLLMRRSKDFPGILSPKIEIATKVRIDEIWSQGCGMNNKVKACHCGPTDTEARQKQVCHSAQYHRTKCNQARRMPSRSRSRSRTRSEGSRSCCSLVAEPAAHASCRCPNPLTSKSRISVCQNRRPRRQYNVYNVDTSDVVWGANNSRNTDVLRTSMESDLGTLPREDRIQKLLLESQYIDYGKLCNSEKNKYNYKMSPCLCEICKRYHELFHTEI